TGCAGCAGCTGCGGCCCGATCTTCTCTTAATGGATGTTCGAGTCAAAGGAGAGCTGAATGGCATCGAAACCGCGATTGTTATTCAAAGCTTCTATGAGGAACCAATCCCTGTAGTTTTCCTGACCGGATTTTCTGAAAAAAGCTTTCCCTACTTAAAAGTTCTGGACGATTATATCTACATCAATAAACCCTACTCCGAAGATCTCCTTCTTCGGTCGATTGAACGCGCTCTAAAAACAAAAACAGGGCTAATCTCAAAGTAGCGCGGGCGTCTCGCCTGCGGAGCTCAAGCGCAGACGAGACGTCCGCGCTACTTTGGTTTGCGTTCTTTTTCCGGTCTGAGATTCATTTCTTTCAGTATGTTCACCAGATCATCAGCATGCTCTTCTTCCATCGCCAGAATTTCTTCCATCAAACGTCTTGTGGTCGGGTCATCATTGCCCAGGAAATTCACGACTTCGCGGTAGGTATCAATCGCAATTCGTTCGGCTATCAGATCTTCCTGAATCATGTCCACCAGAGTCTCCCCTTCTACGTATTCGGAATGGCTTCGGCTTGCAAGTCCTTCCGGAGAAAAGTTCGGTTCGCCACCCAGTTGAATAATGCGGGCTGCAATTTGGTCAGCGTGTTGTTGTTCTTCATTGGCATGTTGTAGGAACTCATTGGCAACGCCTTGAGAATGGATTCCAGATGCCATGAAGTAGTGTCTTTTATAACGCAGAACGCAAACAATTTCTGTGGCCAGAGCTTCATTGAGTATCTTGATAACAAGCTCACGGTTTGCTTTATAGCTGTCTGTCACCGGACCGTTCTCCAAGTGTTGTCGTGCTCTTTGCCGCAGAGTCTGAATATCGGTCAGAAAGGGTTTGTCTGTGCGTTGAACTTTAAATTGACTTGGCATGTTTTCTCTCCAAAGAATGAGCGCTAAAACAAAAAGGCGGGTTTTCACCCGCCCCTTTTGGAAATTCAAAAATGAAGAAGGATTCAACGCCTCAATTTTGAGGAGGTTCATCCTGGTTCTCTTTATCTTTATCTTTGTCCTTTTGCTTCGATGGCTTTTTGCCTTTTGTTTTCTTTGATTTCTTCGTAGTAGCGGCGTCCTTCTGCTTATCATCGGAACGAACTTCAGTCTCTTTATCTTTTCGTTCGGTATCGACAGCAGCTTCCGTATCCGCGTCTTTGTCCTTCATTTTCAGCCTTTCTTCCCGCTGAGTATTTTCATCAGTCTCAGGCCGGATAGTGGACTGCCGTTCCCGATCTTTCAAACGCTGTTCTTCATTTTGATCTTTCAAACGATCCTGATCGGTAGGCCTGTTGCTTCGCGTAGCGTCTTGCTGTTCTTGTTCTTGAACAGGTTGTCTCGGCGGTTCAACAGGTTTTACGCGGGCCTTATCTTCCTGCTTTTGAGGAGATGCGGCGCCCTTGTCTTTCTTTTCCTTGATCTTTCCCTGCCGTTCTCCCTGCACGATTTCTTGTTGCTTCTTTTCTTTGATCTGTGCGCGATTTTGTTCCCGACGTTGATGCTTTTCTCTTGATTCACGCACGATCTGATCTGTGCTGACTTCTTCGGTACGACCTTGAACGTTCTCTTGACGCAATGCTTTGTTCAAAGCGGCACGGTTTTTGGCTTTATCAGCCTTAAATGTTTTGCCTTTTCAGCAAATGCTGGTGCGATTGTCTCCCTGATCACTTGATTTGCATTCTTGCGGATCTTCTCTTCTTCACCTTCTACCGCAACAACACGAACTCGACGTCCGTCAATTTCAACTTCATTTGTTCGCACTTGACGAACTTGAATCGGTTGACGCACGATCCGTTCCAACACAACTCGTTCCACCGGTCGTGTTGAAATTCTGACTAACCGCCGATCGAACAAATAGCGAGCATAGTCGCCACCATAATAATAATCAGCATAGTTGTCATAGCCGAAGTGATTTGGTTCTATGAATGGAATACTGGCAATCGTGCCCAGGTAGGACTGGTTGTAATACATGTTTCTGTATCGTGGATCATAATACGGCCCACCATAGGAATAGTCATTACCACCAAAACCGAATCCGATTGAGAAATCGTCATCGTAATAGGTGAACTGATTGACGGGCCCGACTTGGGAGAGGTACCCGCGGCTGTAGTCATAACCGGAAGGAGGCATAGGACTCCATCCAATGGAGTTATATCCTTGTGCCCATGCGACCCGGCCCGGATGCCATTCATGGCCCGGTATCCAGACCCAGCCAAATTGTTGCGCATATACCCAGTTGCCATAGTGGTAACCGGCCCACGCCATGGTTCATAACCTTGCCACGTGGGACCATACTGCGTATAGTTCCAATGACCTTGCGTATAGGGGCGCCAATCCTGAGCGACGTAAGGTCGCCAAACTTGACCGTACGGCTGTAACGCGATCCACGTTCCATATTCGCCCATCGCTGAGTGAAAACTCAAACCTGGAAGCTGTTGTTGAAAGCCAGGTTGAGCATTGAAGGCGTATGGTAAATAATCATAATCGCCAACATTTACGTAATAGTCGCCGGAGCCTACAGTCAAGGAAATCGCTTGGCCGTATGCACAAAAACCGAACACCATCACTGCTAAAAGCAAAGCGATATTTCTTGTCTTTTTCATCACTGAAAACCTCCTTAATATTTCGAAAAATTACGCAGCTTTGGTGGTGTGTTTTCGACAATTATTCGATAACAGATCTTTTAATGCTGCATAAACGAGCAGTTTTTGCTCAATTGGTTCGGAAGATACTTGCTTAGCTTCTTCAAATAATTCGTAGATGAGCTCCCCTAATTGACAGTTAACGACAAGTTTCTTCATTTG
The DNA window shown above is from bacterium and carries:
- a CDS encoding bacterioferritin encodes the protein MPSQFKVQRTDKPFLTDIQTLRQRARQHLENGPVTDSYKANRELVIKILNEALATEIVCVLRYKRHYFMASGIHSQGVANEFLQHANEEQQHADQIAARIIQLGGEPNFSPEGLASRSHSEYVEGETLVDMIQEDLIAERIAIDTYREVVNFLGNDDPTTRRLMEEILAMEEEHADDLVNILKEMNLRPEKERKPK
- a CDS encoding response regulator, which translates into the protein MKIRIFLVEDENIVAEDLKERLERNDYEVVGIADSGKAAIDQVQQLRPDLLLMDVRVKGELNGIETAIVIQSFYEEPIPVVFLTGFSEKSFPYLKVLDDYIYINKPYSEDLLLRSIERALKTKTGLISK